From the Brassica napus cultivar Da-Ae chromosome A8, Da-Ae, whole genome shotgun sequence genome, one window contains:
- the LOC106382341 gene encoding nodulin-related protein 2, with translation MNFLSDQVKKFSDSKPEEPDHNKPVEGTEAANRPASSSELMASAKVVAEAAQAAARNESDKLDKAKVAGASADILDAAQKYGKLDEKSGAGQYLEKAEKYLSDFESSHSSGGAGTPPPAAGAPPPAAGAPPPVSQAEPEAKKAEEESGGGLGGYAKIAQGFMK, from the coding sequence ATGAACTTCCTCTCCGATCAGGTCAAGAAATTCTCCGACTCCAAACCGGAGGAGCCAGACCACAACAAGCCCGTCGAAGGAACCGAAGCAGCCAACAGACCAGCTTCTTCCTCCGAGCTCATGGCTAGTGCCAAGGTTGTAGCCGAAGCTGCTCAAGCCGCGGCTCGTAACGAATCAGACAAACTCGACAAGGCTAAAGTCGCTGGAGCCAGCGCTGATATCTTGGATGCTGCCCAAAAATACGGAAAGCTCGATGAAAAGAGCGGCGCTGGTCAGTACCTCGAGAAGGCCGAGAAGTATCTAAGCGATTTCGAATCCTCACATTCTTCCGGCGGCGCCGGTACTCCTCCTCCGGCTGCCGGTGCTCCTCCTCCGGCTGCCGGTGCTCCTCCTCCGGTAAGTCAGGCTGAACCGGAAGCTAAGAAAGCCGAAGAGGAGTCTGGTGGTGGGTTGGGAGGTTATGCCAAGATTGCTCAAGGATTCATGAAGTGA